Proteins encoded together in one Kutzneria kofuensis window:
- the lysS gene encoding lysine--tRNA ligase — MVEHNPPHSATDDDLPEQLRIRREKRERMLEQGVSPYPVELPRTHTLREVRESHTDLPPDTATGDIVGVTGRVMFIRNTGKLCFATLREGDGTELQAMLSLAQVGEQALSDWKSTVDLGDHVFVHGEVITSRRGELSVMADEWRMAAKSVRPLPVAHKDLAEETRIRQRYVDLILRPQAMETVRTRAGVVRSLRESFHSRGFLEVETPMLQTLQGGATARPFVTHSNALGIDLFLRIAPELYLKRCVVGGIEKVFEINRNFRNEGSDSSHSPEFAMLEFYQAYGTYDSMAVLTRQLIQEAAQAVLGTQVVTLADGTEYDLSGDWTSLTMYGSLSEALDSEITPQTPAELLRKHADSRGLEVDPKLGHGKLVEELWEHLVGDHLHAPTFVRDFPVETSPLTREHRDTPGLAEKWDLYVRGFELATGYSELVDPVVERQRLTDQARLAAAGDAEAMPVDEDFLRSLEYGMPPSGGVGMGIDRLLMALTGLGIRETILFPLVRPE; from the coding sequence GTGGTCGAACACAACCCTCCCCATTCCGCCACGGACGACGACCTTCCCGAGCAGCTCCGCATCCGCCGGGAGAAGCGTGAGCGGATGTTGGAACAGGGTGTGTCGCCCTATCCGGTCGAGCTGCCGCGCACCCACACGCTGCGCGAGGTGCGTGAATCGCACACAGATCTGCCGCCGGACACCGCGACCGGCGACATCGTCGGCGTGACCGGCCGGGTGATGTTCATCCGCAACACCGGCAAGCTCTGCTTCGCCACGTTGCGTGAGGGCGACGGAACCGAACTGCAGGCGATGCTGAGCCTCGCGCAGGTCGGCGAACAGGCCCTTTCCGACTGGAAGTCCACCGTCGACCTGGGCGATCACGTATTTGTCCACGGCGAGGTCATCACCTCCCGCCGCGGTGAACTCTCGGTGATGGCCGACGAGTGGCGGATGGCGGCCAAGTCAGTTCGCCCGTTGCCGGTAGCGCACAAGGACCTCGCCGAGGAAACGCGCATTCGTCAGCGTTACGTCGACCTGATCCTGCGGCCGCAGGCCATGGAGACGGTGCGGACAAGGGCCGGCGTTGTGCGATCGCTACGTGAATCGTTCCACAGCCGGGGTTTCCTCGAAGTCGAGACGCCGATGCTGCAAACGTTGCAGGGCGGCGCGACCGCTCGTCCGTTCGTCACGCACTCGAACGCGCTCGGCATTGACCTGTTCCTGCGGATCGCGCCGGAGCTTTACCTCAAGCGCTGTGTGGTCGGCGGTATCGAGAAGGTCTTCGAGATCAACAGGAACTTCCGGAACGAGGGATCCGACTCCTCGCACTCGCCGGAGTTCGCGATGCTCGAGTTCTACCAGGCTTATGGCACCTACGACTCGATGGCCGTGCTGACCAGGCAGCTGATCCAGGAGGCCGCGCAGGCGGTGCTGGGCACGCAGGTCGTCACGCTGGCCGACGGCACCGAGTACGACCTGTCCGGCGACTGGACGTCGCTGACGATGTACGGGTCGCTGTCCGAGGCGCTGGACTCGGAGATCACCCCGCAGACCCCGGCCGAGCTGCTGCGCAAGCACGCCGACTCGCGCGGCCTCGAGGTGGATCCGAAGCTCGGCCACGGAAAGCTCGTCGAAGAACTGTGGGAGCACCTCGTCGGCGACCACCTGCACGCGCCGACATTCGTGCGCGATTTCCCGGTGGAGACCTCGCCGCTGACCCGTGAGCACCGGGATACGCCGGGACTTGCCGAGAAGTGGGACCTCTACGTCCGCGGATTCGAGCTGGCCACCGGTTACTCCGAGCTGGTCGATCCGGTGGTCGAGCGGCAGCGGCTGACCGACCAGGCGCGGCTGGCCGCGGCCGGCGACGCCGAGGCGATGCCGGTGGATGAGGACTTTCTGCGTTCGTTGGAGTACGGAATGCCACCGAGCGGTGGTGTCGGAATGGGCATCGATCGCCTCCTGATGGCGCTCACCGGTCTCGGTATCCGGGAGACGATCCTGTTCCCACTCGTGCGACCCGAATGA
- a CDS encoding FecCD family ABC transporter permease yields MTALQGLRIGPVGLRFRLRPLVVPLAALALTVLVVALNIRIGDFPMSVGDVLRVLVGGGDAAEQYIVFDLRLLRTLTGLLIGAAFGVSGAITQAISRNPLASPDVLGVTPGASAGAVGVIVLASSYGSVAGVIAGIGLPVAALIGGLLSAALVYVLAWRRGVDGYRLVLVGIGVQAFMLNLTYWLLTIGDVTQAGQALVWITGSLNGRSWADLVPVAIALAVFLPLSLVGAHVLGALQFDDDTVRNLGTRVELSRFVLILIAVVLAAVATAAAGPVFFVALATPQIAQRLAGTARPPLVASAVLGALLVSVSDLIARTAFGIELPVGVVTAVLGAPYLMFLIIRKRREVRA; encoded by the coding sequence GTGACGGCACTGCAGGGCCTGCGGATCGGTCCGGTCGGGCTGCGGTTCCGGCTGCGGCCGCTGGTGGTGCCGCTGGCCGCCTTGGCGCTGACGGTGCTGGTGGTGGCGCTGAACATCCGGATCGGCGACTTCCCGATGTCCGTCGGCGACGTGCTGCGCGTGCTGGTCGGCGGCGGTGACGCGGCCGAGCAGTACATCGTCTTCGACCTGCGGCTGCTGCGGACGCTGACCGGCCTGCTGATCGGCGCCGCGTTCGGCGTGTCCGGCGCGATCACACAGGCGATCTCCCGCAATCCGCTGGCCAGCCCGGACGTCCTCGGCGTCACGCCGGGGGCCTCCGCCGGCGCGGTCGGCGTGATCGTGCTGGCCAGCAGTTACGGCAGCGTGGCCGGCGTCATCGCCGGGATCGGCCTGCCGGTGGCGGCGCTGATCGGCGGCCTGCTGTCGGCCGCGCTGGTGTACGTGCTGGCGTGGCGGCGCGGCGTGGACGGCTACCGACTGGTCCTGGTCGGCATCGGCGTGCAGGCGTTCATGCTCAACCTCACGTACTGGCTGCTCACCATCGGGGACGTGACCCAGGCCGGCCAGGCGCTGGTGTGGATCACCGGCAGCCTGAACGGCCGCAGCTGGGCCGACCTGGTGCCGGTGGCCATCGCGCTGGCCGTGTTCCTGCCGCTGTCGCTGGTCGGCGCGCACGTGCTCGGGGCACTCCAGTTCGACGACGACACCGTTCGCAACCTCGGCACCCGCGTGGAGCTGAGCCGGTTCGTGTTGATCCTGATCGCGGTCGTCCTGGCCGCCGTCGCGACCGCCGCGGCGGGCCCGGTGTTCTTCGTCGCGCTGGCCACGCCGCAGATCGCCCAGCGGCTCGCCGGCACGGCCCGGCCGCCGCTGGTGGCGTCGGCGGTTCTGGGCGCGCTGCTCGTCAGCGTCTCCGACCTGATCGCGCGGACCGCCTTCGGCATCGAGCTGCCGGTCGGCGTCGTCACGGCCGTGCTCGGCGCGCCCTACCTGATGTTCCTGATCATTCGGAAGCGCCGGGAGGTGCGGGCGTGA
- a CDS encoding MarR family winged helix-turn-helix transcriptional regulator: MRGVTENELVDAWRGLLGRYHATWCALDRELREGHGLGASEFEVLDQLTESCCDKPALRMQELGKSVQLSQSALSRVVARLEADGLVTRALCADDRRGIYVELTEEGRARHAAAAPTHRSVLAANLA; this comes from the coding sequence ATGCGGGGCGTGACCGAGAACGAGCTCGTCGACGCCTGGCGCGGGTTGCTGGGGCGCTACCACGCGACGTGGTGTGCGCTGGACCGTGAGCTGCGCGAGGGTCACGGCCTCGGGGCCAGCGAGTTCGAGGTGCTCGACCAGCTCACGGAGAGCTGCTGCGACAAGCCGGCGCTGCGGATGCAGGAGCTCGGCAAGAGCGTCCAGCTCAGCCAGAGCGCGCTGTCCCGGGTCGTCGCCCGGCTGGAGGCCGACGGCCTCGTCACTCGCGCGCTGTGCGCCGACGACCGTCGCGGCATCTACGTCGAGTTGACGGAGGAGGGTCGGGCCCGGCACGCCGCCGCGGCCCCGACGCACCGCTCGGTGCTCGCCGCCAATCTGGCGTAG
- a CDS encoding histone-like nucleoid-structuring protein Lsr2 produces the protein MAQKVTVALIDDLDGSEASETLEFALDGVSYQIDLSSANANKLRDGLASFVASARRSGGRKRVAGRALGGVSKARPAAADREQNQAIREWARKQGMKVSDRGRIPAEVLDAYHQQA, from the coding sequence ATGGCGCAGAAGGTGACTGTCGCCCTGATCGACGACCTGGACGGGTCCGAGGCCAGTGAGACTCTCGAGTTCGCACTCGATGGCGTGTCGTACCAGATCGATCTTTCCTCGGCGAATGCGAACAAGCTGCGCGACGGATTGGCGTCATTCGTCGCGTCGGCCCGCCGTTCCGGTGGCCGCAAGCGGGTGGCCGGCCGGGCGCTGGGCGGCGTGAGCAAGGCCCGCCCGGCCGCGGCGGACCGCGAGCAGAACCAGGCGATCAGGGAATGGGCCCGCAAGCAGGGCATGAAGGTGTCCGACCGGGGCCGCATCCCGGCCGAGGTGCTGGACGCTTACCACCAGCAGGCCTGA
- a CDS encoding FecCD family ABC transporter permease: protein MGALARRRRRRIVGLLVLLGLAVLAGLASIAIGSKPIGLDAVWHGLVAPTGTENDIIIRSLRVPRTELAVLAGVALGIAGSLIQGHTRNPLADPGLLGVTSGAAFAVVVGIFAFGMTSLYSYVWLAFIGAIATTGLVFLLGSAGRGGPTPLTLALAGAAVSALMVGLISAMAVIDQQSLEAFRFWRVGAVAGRDPVVIGQVLPFLAAGLVLALANAPGLNALSLGEDVARSIGQHVLRTRLLGLVAITLLTGGAVAACGPIGFVGLVVPHVARFVTGPDHRWLLPYSGLIGAVLLLVADIIGRVIAWPSELQVGIVLALIGAPVFVGIVRRKRLVRL from the coding sequence GTGGGTGCACTCGCGCGGCGACGTCGTCGCCGCATCGTCGGGCTCCTCGTCCTGCTCGGGCTGGCCGTGCTGGCCGGCCTGGCCAGCATCGCCATCGGCTCCAAGCCGATCGGTCTGGACGCGGTGTGGCACGGACTGGTCGCGCCGACCGGCACCGAGAACGACATCATCATCCGGTCCCTGCGCGTCCCCCGGACCGAACTGGCCGTGCTGGCCGGCGTCGCGCTCGGCATCGCCGGCTCCCTGATCCAGGGGCACACCCGCAACCCGCTCGCCGATCCCGGCCTGCTCGGCGTCACCAGCGGCGCCGCGTTCGCCGTCGTGGTCGGCATCTTCGCGTTCGGCATGACCAGCCTGTACAGCTACGTCTGGCTGGCGTTCATCGGTGCGATCGCGACCACCGGACTGGTGTTCCTGCTCGGAAGTGCCGGCCGGGGCGGGCCGACGCCGCTGACCCTGGCGCTGGCAGGGGCCGCGGTCAGCGCGCTGATGGTCGGCCTGATCTCGGCAATGGCCGTGATCGACCAGCAGAGCCTGGAGGCGTTCCGGTTCTGGCGGGTCGGCGCGGTGGCCGGCCGCGACCCCGTGGTCATCGGGCAGGTGCTGCCGTTCCTGGCCGCGGGCCTGGTGCTGGCGCTGGCCAACGCGCCCGGCCTGAACGCGCTGTCGCTCGGCGAGGACGTGGCCCGCTCCATCGGCCAGCACGTGCTGCGGACCCGGCTGCTCGGCCTGGTCGCGATCACGTTGCTCACCGGCGGCGCGGTCGCGGCGTGCGGGCCGATCGGCTTCGTCGGCCTGGTGGTGCCGCACGTCGCCCGGTTCGTCACCGGCCCCGACCACCGCTGGCTGCTGCCCTACTCCGGGCTGATCGGCGCGGTGCTGCTGCTGGTCGCCGACATCATCGGCCGGGTGATCGCCTGGCCGAGCGAACTCCAGGTGGGCATCGTGCTGGCGTTGATCGGGGCACCGGTGTTCGTCGGCATCGTCCGGCGCAAGCGGCTGGTGCGGCTGTGA
- a CDS encoding ATP-dependent Clp protease ATP-binding subunit, with protein sequence MFERFTDRARRVVVLAQEEARMLNHNYIGTEHILLGLIHEGEGVAAKALESLGIALEGVRQQVEEIIGQGQQAPSGHIPFTPRAKKVLELSLREALQLGHNYIGTEHILLGLIREGEGVAAQVLVKLGADLNRVRQQVLQLLSGYQGKEPAEAGGRGEGTPSSSLVLDQFGRNLTALAREGKVDPVIGRAKEIERVMQVLSRRTKNNPVLIGEPGVGKTAVVEGLAQMIVKGEVPETLKDKQLYTLDLGSLVAGSRYRGDFEERLKKVLKEIRTRGDIILFIDEIHTLVGAGAAEGAIDAASILKPMLARGELQTIGATTLDEYRKYVEKDPALERRFQPIQVGEPTLEQTIEILKGLRDRYEAHHRVSITDSALVAAATLADRYINDRFLPDKAIDLIDEAGARMRIRRMTAPPDLREFDEKIADVRRDKESAIDAQDFERAAKLRDQEKQLLAQKAEREKQWKDGDLDVVAEVDDEQIAEVLANWTGIPVFKLTEEETTRLLRMEEEVHKRIIGQEEAVKAVSKAIRRTRAGLKDPKRPSGSFIFAGPSGVGKTELSKALANFLFGDDDALIQIDMGEFHDRYTASRLFGAPPGYVGYEEGGQLTEKVRRKPFSVVLFDEIEKAHQEVYNTLLQVLEDGRLTDGQGRTVDFKNTVIIFTSNLGTQDISKAVGLGFSGGGEQGSNYERMKIKVNDELKKHFRPEFLNRIDDIIVFHQLTQDEIIKMVDLMVTRVEAQLKNKDMSLELTPLAKQLLAKRGFDPVLGARPLRRTIQREIEDQLSEKILFGELQPGQIVLCDVEGWDGTGSDDKAHFVFRGEARPLRIPDAPPVGLAAHGGDTAQEFDGE encoded by the coding sequence ATGTTCGAGAGGTTCACCGACCGCGCGAGGCGGGTGGTCGTCCTGGCTCAGGAAGAGGCCAGGATGCTCAACCACAACTACATCGGCACCGAGCACATCCTCCTGGGTCTGATCCACGAGGGTGAGGGTGTCGCCGCCAAGGCGCTGGAGTCGCTGGGCATTGCCCTCGAGGGCGTGCGCCAGCAGGTGGAAGAGATCATCGGTCAGGGTCAGCAGGCGCCGAGCGGGCACATCCCGTTCACGCCCCGGGCCAAGAAGGTGCTGGAGCTGTCGCTGCGCGAGGCGCTGCAGCTCGGCCACAACTACATCGGCACCGAGCACATCCTGCTCGGGCTGATCCGCGAGGGCGAGGGCGTGGCCGCCCAGGTCCTGGTCAAGCTGGGCGCGGACCTCAACCGTGTCCGCCAGCAGGTGCTCCAGCTGCTGTCCGGCTACCAGGGCAAGGAGCCGGCCGAGGCCGGCGGCCGCGGCGAGGGCACTCCGTCCTCCTCGCTCGTGCTGGACCAGTTCGGCCGCAATCTCACCGCGCTTGCCCGCGAGGGCAAGGTGGACCCGGTCATCGGCCGGGCCAAGGAGATCGAGCGGGTCATGCAGGTGCTCTCGCGCCGGACCAAGAACAACCCGGTGCTCATCGGCGAGCCGGGCGTCGGCAAGACCGCCGTCGTCGAGGGCCTTGCCCAGATGATCGTCAAGGGCGAGGTGCCCGAGACGCTCAAGGACAAGCAGCTCTACACGCTCGACCTGGGCTCGCTGGTCGCCGGTTCCCGCTACCGCGGTGACTTCGAGGAGCGCCTGAAGAAGGTGCTCAAGGAGATCCGCACCCGCGGCGACATCATCCTGTTCATCGACGAGATCCACACCCTGGTCGGCGCGGGCGCCGCCGAGGGTGCGATCGACGCCGCCAGCATCCTCAAGCCGATGCTGGCCCGCGGCGAGCTCCAGACCATCGGTGCGACCACGCTCGACGAGTACCGCAAGTACGTCGAGAAGGACCCCGCCCTGGAGCGCCGGTTCCAGCCGATCCAGGTCGGCGAGCCGACGCTGGAGCAGACCATCGAGATTCTCAAGGGTCTGCGCGACCGGTACGAGGCGCACCACCGCGTCTCCATCACCGACTCGGCGCTGGTCGCCGCCGCGACGCTGGCCGACCGGTACATCAACGACCGGTTCCTGCCGGACAAGGCGATCGACCTGATCGACGAGGCCGGCGCCCGGATGCGCATCCGCCGGATGACCGCGCCGCCGGACCTGCGCGAGTTCGACGAGAAGATCGCCGACGTGCGCCGGGACAAGGAGTCCGCGATCGACGCGCAGGACTTCGAGCGCGCGGCCAAGCTCCGGGACCAGGAGAAGCAGCTGCTCGCGCAGAAGGCCGAGCGTGAGAAGCAGTGGAAGGACGGCGACCTCGACGTCGTCGCCGAGGTCGACGACGAGCAGATCGCCGAGGTGCTGGCCAACTGGACCGGCATCCCCGTCTTCAAGCTCACCGAGGAGGAGACCACCCGCCTGCTCCGCATGGAGGAGGAGGTGCACAAGCGGATCATCGGTCAGGAGGAGGCCGTCAAGGCCGTCTCCAAGGCGATCCGCCGCACCAGGGCCGGTCTGAAGGACCCCAAGCGCCCGTCCGGCTCGTTCATCTTCGCCGGCCCGTCCGGTGTCGGTAAGACCGAGCTGTCCAAGGCGCTGGCCAACTTCCTGTTCGGCGACGACGACGCGCTCATCCAGATCGACATGGGCGAGTTCCACGACCGGTACACGGCGTCCCGTCTCTTCGGTGCGCCTCCCGGCTACGTGGGCTACGAGGAGGGCGGCCAGCTCACCGAGAAGGTGCGCCGCAAGCCGTTCTCGGTGGTGCTGTTCGACGAGATCGAGAAGGCGCACCAGGAGGTGTACAACACGCTGCTGCAGGTGCTGGAGGACGGCCGCCTGACCGACGGTCAGGGTCGCACGGTGGACTTCAAGAACACCGTGATCATCTTCACCTCCAACCTGGGCACGCAGGACATCTCCAAGGCCGTCGGCCTGGGCTTCTCCGGTGGTGGCGAGCAGGGCTCGAACTACGAGCGGATGAAGATCAAGGTCAACGACGAGCTGAAGAAGCATTTCCGCCCGGAGTTCCTCAACCGCATCGACGACATCATCGTGTTCCACCAGCTGACCCAGGACGAGATCATCAAGATGGTCGACCTGATGGTCACCCGGGTCGAGGCCCAGCTGAAGAACAAGGACATGTCGCTCGAGCTCACGCCGCTGGCCAAGCAGCTGCTGGCCAAGCGGGGCTTCGACCCGGTGCTGGGCGCCCGGCCGCTGC
- a CDS encoding MFS transporter: protein MLLCGVLFLDGLDVSMVGVALPSIGSELHMSTSSLQWVISGYVLGYGGFLLLGGRTADLLGRRRVLLVALGVFAAASLLGGLVDDPTLLIAARFVKGAAAAFTAPAGLSIITTTFPEGPSRNRALSIYTAFGASGFSSGLILGGLMTEVGWRWTFLMPAPIAVLVLLLGIKLIPDHGRPDGPRQGYDVLGAATSTLALLLLVYTVVSASSVGWASPITLGSFAVVLALAVAFVMIERRVAHPLLRLGILRNKNVLAADLTAMAVFGSYAGFQFIGTIYMQSLLHWSPLSMALAFLPAGLIVAFGGPRTGALVNRFGAGRVIALGLAAFVVAYGLFLQIDANPNYALAILPSMVLLGLGFALSFPALNIQATTGVSDDEQGLASGLVQTSFQVGGAIALAVVTAVLNAATPRTTAEVIASYHPALAVVTGVALLGLIATVTISGLRKPKEDTAVEPAPEPELAQV, encoded by the coding sequence ATGCTGCTGTGCGGCGTGCTGTTCCTGGACGGCCTCGACGTCTCCATGGTCGGCGTCGCGCTGCCCTCGATCGGTTCCGAGCTGCACATGTCCACCTCGTCGCTGCAGTGGGTGATCAGCGGCTACGTGCTCGGCTACGGCGGCTTCCTGCTGCTCGGCGGCCGCACCGCCGACCTGCTCGGCCGCCGCCGCGTGCTGCTGGTCGCGCTGGGCGTGTTTGCGGCCGCCTCGCTGCTCGGCGGCCTGGTGGACGACCCGACCCTGCTGATCGCCGCCCGCTTCGTGAAGGGCGCCGCCGCCGCGTTCACCGCGCCGGCCGGCCTGTCGATCATCACCACCACGTTCCCCGAGGGCCCGTCCCGCAACCGGGCCCTGTCCATCTACACGGCGTTCGGCGCCAGCGGCTTCTCCTCCGGCCTGATCCTCGGCGGCCTGATGACCGAGGTCGGCTGGCGTTGGACCTTCCTGATGCCGGCCCCGATCGCCGTCCTGGTGCTGCTCCTGGGCATCAAGCTCATCCCCGACCACGGCCGCCCCGACGGCCCGCGCCAGGGCTACGACGTGCTGGGCGCCGCCACCAGCACGCTCGCGCTGCTGCTGCTCGTCTACACGGTCGTCTCCGCGTCCTCGGTGGGCTGGGCCTCGCCGATCACGCTCGGCTCCTTCGCGGTGGTGCTCGCCCTGGCGGTCGCCTTCGTGATGATCGAGCGCCGGGTCGCGCACCCGCTGCTGCGGCTGGGCATCCTGCGCAACAAGAACGTGCTCGCCGCCGACCTGACCGCGATGGCCGTCTTCGGCTCGTACGCCGGCTTCCAGTTCATCGGCACCATCTACATGCAGTCGCTGCTGCACTGGTCGCCGCTGAGCATGGCGCTGGCCTTCCTGCCGGCCGGTCTGATCGTCGCCTTCGGCGGGCCGCGCACCGGGGCCCTGGTCAACCGCTTCGGCGCCGGCCGGGTGATCGCCCTCGGCCTGGCGGCGTTCGTCGTGGCGTACGGGCTGTTCCTGCAGATCGACGCCAACCCGAACTACGCGCTGGCCATCCTGCCCAGCATGGTGCTGCTCGGACTGGGCTTCGCACTGTCGTTCCCGGCGCTGAACATCCAGGCCACCACTGGCGTCTCCGACGACGAGCAGGGCCTGGCCTCCGGCCTGGTGCAGACGTCCTTCCAGGTCGGCGGGGCCATCGCGCTGGCCGTGGTGACGGCGGTGCTCAACGCCGCGACGCCGCGGACCACCGCTGAGGTGATCGCCAGCTACCACCCGGCACTGGCGGTGGTGACCGGCGTCGCGCTGCTCGGCCTCATCGCCACCGTGACGATCAGCGGACTGCGCAAGCCCAAGGAGGACACGGCGGTCGAGCCGGCCCCCGAGCCGGAGCTCGCCCAGGTCTGA
- a CDS encoding ABC transporter ATP-binding protein: protein MTPRLRAESLRLGYGDSLVVDGLDLDVVGGTVTAVIGPNGCGKSTLLRAMGRLLAPRGGQVLLDGKRIDKMPTKEVAKLLGVLPQSPQAPEGLTVADLVARGRHPHQAWYRQWSSDDHAAIDEALAMTGMTDLADRTLDQLSGGQRQRAWISMALAQGTELLLLDEPTTYLDLAHQVDVLDLVQRLHSELGRTVVMVLHDLNLAARYADRLVALRAGKVVAQGRPHEVLTEELLREVFELEAKVIDDPVAGTPLVVPVGTRHRK from the coding sequence GTGACGCCGCGACTGCGGGCCGAGTCGCTTCGGCTGGGCTACGGCGACTCGCTTGTCGTCGACGGCCTCGACCTGGACGTCGTCGGCGGCACCGTGACCGCCGTGATCGGCCCCAACGGCTGCGGCAAGTCCACCCTGCTGCGCGCGATGGGCCGGCTGCTCGCGCCGCGTGGTGGGCAGGTGCTGCTGGACGGCAAGCGGATCGACAAGATGCCGACCAAGGAGGTCGCGAAGCTGCTCGGCGTGCTCCCGCAGTCGCCGCAGGCCCCCGAGGGCCTGACCGTCGCCGACCTCGTCGCGCGTGGCCGGCATCCGCACCAGGCCTGGTACCGGCAGTGGTCGTCCGACGACCACGCCGCCATCGACGAGGCGTTGGCCATGACCGGCATGACCGACCTCGCCGACCGGACCCTCGACCAGCTCTCCGGCGGCCAGCGGCAGCGGGCGTGGATCTCGATGGCGCTGGCCCAGGGCACCGAGCTGCTGTTGCTCGACGAGCCGACGACGTACCTCGACCTGGCCCACCAGGTCGACGTCCTGGACCTGGTGCAGCGCCTGCACAGTGAGCTCGGCCGGACCGTGGTGATGGTTCTGCACGACCTCAACCTCGCCGCCCGTTACGCCGACCGGCTGGTCGCGCTGCGCGCCGGCAAGGTCGTCGCCCAGGGCCGGCCGCACGAGGTGCTGACCGAGGAGCTGCTGCGCGAGGTCTTCGAGCTGGAGGCCAAGGTCATCGACGACCCCGTGGCCGGCACGCCGCTGGTCGTCCCGGTCGGCACGAGGCACCGGAAATAG